A window of Flavobacterium flavigenum contains these coding sequences:
- a CDS encoding right-handed parallel beta-helix repeat-containing protein, which translates to MKKIYYLMLSLLVSASVSATTYYVTPTGTANNSGSSFSTAMNFKTAVGKAVAGDIVLLQAGNYTIAYTAGAKNTISFTKSGTSASPIKVECVNNGRAIIDFSFPDQEWVQDSFGFSITGSYWSFKGIAITRAGYQGAYVTGSNTTFENCAFYNNRNTGLEINKGGSNTTVKNCDAYRNYDPKKKGSMADGFGPKQTQGPGNKFINCRAWENSDDGYDCFDSTQKVTFENCWAIRNGVDVWNYGGFTGNGNGFKVGGNSVPADNVLTKCVAIGHPKKGFDQNNNTGSITVYNCTGYGNNINFGFGNPVQSGKKHIFKNNISLSGTISISNATEQNNSWNLSVTVNTSDFTSTSTALAIGTRQSNGDLPTNLPFKLVQGSDLIDKGTNVGLSYSGSNPDLGYWESNFATGKKINTNVAEEIIEDTNSGFTFNYYPNPVKNILTIELENEITKGALIELFDLSGKLILNKNVNEQTQILDLENLPAGAYVLTLTNSGNKISKRIIKY; encoded by the coding sequence ATGAAAAAAATCTACTATTTAATGCTGTCGCTTTTGGTATCAGCATCTGTTTCGGCAACTACTTATTATGTGACACCAACTGGAACTGCTAACAATTCGGGTTCCAGTTTTTCTACTGCAATGAATTTTAAAACTGCTGTTGGCAAAGCCGTTGCCGGAGATATTGTTTTATTACAAGCCGGAAATTATACCATTGCGTATACAGCCGGAGCTAAAAACACGATTTCGTTTACCAAATCAGGAACTTCGGCAAGTCCTATCAAAGTTGAATGTGTCAATAACGGAAGAGCCATTATCGATTTTTCGTTTCCGGATCAGGAATGGGTGCAGGATTCGTTCGGGTTTAGCATTACAGGTTCGTATTGGAGTTTTAAAGGAATTGCCATTACAAGAGCCGGTTATCAGGGGGCTTATGTAACGGGCTCGAATACTACGTTCGAAAATTGTGCTTTTTACAACAATCGAAACACCGGTTTAGAAATTAACAAAGGCGGTTCGAATACAACAGTAAAAAATTGCGACGCTTACCGAAATTATGATCCTAAAAAGAAGGGAAGTATGGCAGACGGTTTCGGTCCAAAACAAACTCAGGGTCCCGGAAATAAATTCATCAACTGCCGAGCCTGGGAAAATTCAGATGACGGATACGATTGTTTTGACAGTACGCAAAAAGTAACTTTCGAAAATTGCTGGGCCATCAGAAACGGAGTTGACGTTTGGAATTACGGTGGTTTTACGGGAAACGGAAATGGTTTTAAAGTAGGAGGGAATTCTGTTCCGGCAGACAATGTACTAACTAAATGTGTTGCGATAGGGCATCCCAAAAAAGGATTCGATCAGAACAACAATACCGGAAGCATTACAGTTTATAATTGTACAGGATATGGAAACAACATCAACTTTGGTTTTGGGAATCCGGTGCAATCCGGAAAAAAACATATTTTCAAAAATAACATTTCATTATCCGGAACAATATCTATTTCAAACGCTACTGAGCAAAACAATTCATGGAATTTAAGTGTCACTGTAAACACTTCCGATTTTACAAGTACCAGCACTGCACTTGCCATTGGAACAAGACAATCAAATGGAGATCTTCCAACAAATTTACCATTCAAATTAGTTCAGGGAAGCGATCTGATAGACAAAGGAACCAATGTAGGACTTTCGTATTCGGGCAGTAATCCCGATTTGGGTTATTGGGAAAGTAACTTTGCAACCGGAAAAAAAATAAATACGAATGTAGCTGAAGAAATTATAGAAGATACCAATTCAGGTTTTACATTTAATTATTATCCGAATCCGGTAAAAAATATCCTTACGATTGAATTAGAAAATGAAATAACAAAAGGAGCCTTGATCGAATTATTTGATTTATCAGGTAAATTAATTCTGAACAAGAATGTGAATGAGCAAACTCAAATTTTAGATTTAGAAAACCTTCCTGCAGGAGCTTATGTATTGACTTTGACAAATTCCGGAAATAAAATTAGTAAACGTATAATTAAATATTAG
- a CDS encoding Gfo/Idh/MocA family protein, which produces MLKIAILGLGEGRSTMSAALESSKLELVKVCDRNEEICKQRAKEFDFHSYTTNYDDLLNDESIDIIAIYTPDHLHAQHVKQALLHGKHVVCTKPFIDDLSDANELLELSKSTGKKVFIGQSSRFFEPAKRQRADYEAGLIGDLITIEAQYHADHRWFLKKEWSLLQSFKWLYGGLSHPVDFIRWYLPNIQEVMGYGMISSNGAVAGLKNEDTMHFIFKATDGRIARVSGVYTSPTQPAQRDSGMSTILRATEGASQADYHELRYAVTDKTGEEKVITWGDSTLKYYFRFEGQSHHGGEYQNYLEYFVDSIEQNFEAYPNMEEGIGTVALLQAMDKSLQTGMPVKIADVLNEYGL; this is translated from the coding sequence ATGTTAAAAATAGCCATCTTAGGACTCGGAGAAGGACGAAGCACGATGTCGGCAGCTTTGGAAAGTTCAAAATTAGAACTTGTAAAAGTGTGCGACAGAAACGAAGAAATCTGCAAGCAAAGAGCCAAAGAATTCGATTTTCATTCGTACACAACGAATTACGACGATTTATTAAACGATGAATCAATTGACATCATCGCGATTTATACACCCGACCATTTGCATGCGCAACACGTGAAGCAGGCTTTATTGCACGGAAAACATGTTGTTTGTACAAAACCTTTTATCGACGATCTTTCAGATGCAAACGAATTACTGGAATTAAGCAAATCGACAGGAAAGAAGGTTTTCATCGGTCAGAGTTCAAGATTCTTCGAACCGGCAAAAAGACAAAGAGCCGATTATGAAGCAGGATTAATCGGCGATTTAATCACAATCGAAGCACAATACCACGCTGATCACAGATGGTTCTTAAAGAAAGAATGGTCGTTGTTGCAGTCTTTCAAATGGCTGTACGGCGGTTTGAGCCATCCTGTAGATTTCATTCGTTGGTATCTTCCTAATATTCAGGAAGTAATGGGTTACGGAATGATCAGCAGTAACGGAGCTGTTGCAGGTTTGAAAAACGAAGATACGATGCATTTTATCTTCAAAGCGACTGATGGCAGAATCGCCAGAGTGAGTGGAGTGTACACTTCTCCAACTCAGCCAGCGCAACGTGACAGCGGTATGAGTACGATTTTAAGAGCTACTGAAGGCGCAAGTCAGGCCGATTATCACGAATTGCGTTATGCAGTTACTGATAAAACAGGTGAAGAAAAAGTAATTACTTGGGGCGACAGTACCTTAAAATATTATTTCCGTTTTGAAGGGCAAAGCCACCACGGCGGGGAATACCAGAATTATTTAGAATATTTTGTGGACAGTATCGAACAGAACTTTGAAGCTTATCCAAATATGGAAGAAGGCATCGGAACTGTAGCTTTACTTCAGGCAATGGATAAATCTTTGCAAACCGGAATGCCAGTAAAAATTGCTGACGTCCTTAACGAATACGGACTATGA
- a CDS encoding NACHT domain-containing protein, whose product MDSKLEITNLIAPIIKIYNLLGNEWKNLLENGLSDYIHTQTKKYYFTTTFAHRTEVRFDDIYYPLTATYKKLVTDFTNLSGLFENYNNITIVGSAGSGKSTLMKFIFLNSIRASYKIPLLIELRYLNQYNGNFEKLIYDKILKQEIKPSEDILNRTLKAGKFIFLLDGYDEIFSAKKQELNRQIDDFVDQFPANNFVITTRPGSGIEGFRRFKDFMINQLDNKQVEGFIKKIVESDEREQRILSVISEKANSPYLEYLRNPLLLSMFILAFESHPEIPAKKSSFYRNVFDTLYSKHDGITKNSFPREKLTKLDRDQFEKALNIFCYLTLINGDYTFTNEILNDIMQKVLQNTGFKCNIEDLIYDLHTTISILILDGFEFSFPHRSMQEYFAAQFLSKLPSESKAKAYTNLNNALVKSSTDNSHNLWSISMELDESAFKKNFLIPQLKKFEKKLNGGNNKLLLFQFIKICNASLYYSRIHDAEKREFMFIRPTTFFSSLIRFCKIFNFIPFAKFAFEKQIKDDLLPIYNSRNKSLLKPKFLMKVDDEVLEVLLKHDLVKMISEIKANIDTKIKQFEEEIKTSKEKIDDLLNL is encoded by the coding sequence ATGGATTCAAAATTAGAAATTACAAACCTTATCGCCCCTATAATCAAGATATATAATTTATTGGGAAATGAATGGAAGAATTTATTAGAGAATGGATTAAGCGATTATATTCATACCCAGACAAAAAAATATTATTTCACTACGACTTTTGCGCATCGTACAGAGGTAAGATTTGACGATATTTATTATCCACTTACAGCTACATATAAAAAATTAGTAACTGACTTTACTAATCTCTCAGGGTTATTTGAAAATTACAATAATATAACAATTGTTGGATCAGCTGGTAGTGGTAAAAGTACCTTGATGAAATTTATTTTTTTAAATTCAATTAGAGCCTCGTATAAAATTCCTTTATTAATAGAGCTAAGATATTTAAATCAGTATAATGGAAATTTTGAAAAATTAATCTATGACAAAATTTTAAAACAAGAGATTAAACCTTCGGAAGATATACTGAATAGAACTTTGAAGGCTGGTAAGTTTATATTTCTTCTGGATGGTTATGATGAAATATTTTCTGCAAAAAAACAAGAATTAAATCGCCAAATTGATGATTTTGTCGATCAATTCCCTGCTAATAATTTTGTTATTACTACTAGGCCTGGTAGTGGGATTGAAGGCTTTCGTAGATTCAAAGATTTCATGATAAATCAGCTTGATAATAAGCAGGTTGAAGGATTTATTAAAAAGATAGTTGAGTCTGATGAAAGGGAACAAAGAATATTGTCTGTAATTAGTGAAAAAGCAAATTCACCTTATCTTGAATACTTAAGAAATCCACTTTTACTATCAATGTTTATTCTTGCATTTGAAAGCCATCCAGAAATACCTGCAAAAAAGAGCTCTTTTTATAGAAATGTATTTGATACATTATATTCTAAACATGATGGAATTACAAAGAATAGTTTCCCTCGTGAAAAGCTTACTAAATTAGATCGAGATCAATTTGAGAAAGCTCTCAATATTTTTTGTTATTTAACTCTAATCAATGGAGATTATACTTTTACAAATGAAATTTTAAATGACATAATGCAAAAGGTTCTACAGAACACTGGTTTTAAATGTAATATTGAAGATTTGATATATGATTTGCATACAACTATTTCAATTTTGATACTTGACGGGTTTGAATTTTCTTTTCCACATAGATCAATGCAGGAATATTTTGCAGCTCAATTTTTAAGTAAGCTACCTTCAGAGTCAAAAGCCAAGGCATATACAAATCTTAATAATGCACTTGTTAAATCAAGTACTGACAATAGTCATAATCTTTGGAGTATAAGTATGGAACTGGATGAATCAGCTTTCAAGAAAAACTTTCTTATTCCACAACTTAAAAAGTTTGAAAAAAAATTGAATGGAGGTAATAATAAGCTTTTGTTATTTCAATTCATTAAAATTTGTAATGCATCATTATACTATTCTCGTATACATGATGCTGAAAAACGTGAATTTATGTTCATTCGTCCAACAACATTTTTCTCATCCTTAATAAGATTTTGCAAAATATTTAATTTTATTCCATTTGCAAAGTTTGCTTTTGAGAAACAAATTAAAGATGATTTACTTCCTATTTATAATAGTAGAAATAAAAGTCTACTTAAACCAAAATTTTTGATGAAAGTAGATGATGAAGTGTTGGAAGTACTTTTAAAACATGATTTAGTTAAGATGATTTCAGAAATTAAGGCAAATATTGACACTAAAATCAAACAATTTGAAGAAGAAATTAAAACATCAAAAGAAAAAATAGATGATTTATTAAATCTTTAA
- a CDS encoding sodium:solute symporter, translated as MNSIYDKLTALDFIIVAIYLVTLLVIGYVVSVKQSKKNETLFMAGNSLNWYNIGFNMWGTNVGPSSLLAFASIGYATGIVAGNFEWYAFVFLLLLAIVFAPRYIASKVSTMPEYMGKRYGDSTQTILAWYAMVKILVSWLSLGLFSGGILVRQILGIPMWQSVTVLVIFSGIFTYAGGLKAIAKVNVFQMILLIVVSLTLSYLGLQKVGGIEALIAKTPSNFWNLVQPANDAHYPWPAILLGYPVAAVAFFCTDQSMVQSVLGAKNLEQGQLGVNFIGWLKVMALPLFILPGILCAVLFPELGKNSDLAYMTMVTNLFPSGMNGLVICVMIAVLVGTIGSSLNALSTVFTNDIYVKKMNPTASIKEQIKIGRLTIAAGCVFAILIAIAIDNIKGQNLFNIFQAVLGFLAPSLSVVFLLSVFWKRTTKKAVNATLSWGSAFSLFVGVLYLWIFPADVYTAWPHFLLISFYIFAVLMVAAVIISLADKNPETNFSDETDIPKTSKKVKILFVLLGVAILSLYLVFNGN; from the coding sequence ATGAACAGCATCTACGATAAGTTAACGGCGCTGGATTTCATCATCGTGGCTATTTATTTAGTGACTTTATTGGTCATTGGATATGTAGTGAGCGTCAAGCAAAGCAAAAAGAACGAAACGCTTTTTATGGCGGGAAATTCCCTGAATTGGTACAATATCGGTTTCAACATGTGGGGAACTAATGTGGGACCTTCTTCTTTACTGGCTTTTGCAAGTATTGGTTACGCGACCGGAATCGTAGCCGGAAATTTTGAATGGTACGCCTTTGTTTTTTTATTGCTTTTGGCTATCGTTTTTGCACCAAGATATATTGCAAGCAAAGTCAGCACGATGCCCGAATATATGGGAAAACGCTACGGCGACAGTACCCAGACTATTTTGGCGTGGTATGCCATGGTGAAAATTTTGGTAAGCTGGCTGTCGTTAGGATTGTTCAGCGGTGGAATTCTGGTTCGCCAGATTTTAGGGATTCCGATGTGGCAGAGTGTAACGGTTTTGGTGATATTCTCAGGGATTTTTACCTATGCAGGAGGTTTGAAAGCCATTGCAAAAGTGAATGTTTTTCAAATGATTTTACTGATTGTTGTTTCGCTTACCTTATCGTATTTAGGTTTGCAGAAAGTGGGTGGAATAGAAGCTTTGATTGCAAAAACGCCTTCTAATTTCTGGAATCTGGTTCAGCCTGCAAACGACGCACATTATCCGTGGCCTGCTATTTTACTGGGTTATCCTGTAGCGGCAGTGGCGTTCTTTTGTACCGATCAGTCGATGGTGCAGAGTGTTTTGGGAGCGAAGAATTTAGAGCAGGGACAATTGGGAGTTAACTTTATTGGCTGGCTGAAAGTAATGGCTTTGCCGTTGTTTATTTTACCGGGAATTCTGTGTGCAGTTTTGTTTCCGGAATTGGGTAAAAACTCCGATTTGGCTTATATGACCATGGTTACAAATCTTTTTCCAAGCGGAATGAACGGTTTGGTAATCTGTGTGATGATTGCCGTTTTGGTAGGAACAATTGGTTCGTCACTAAATGCATTAAGTACCGTTTTTACGAATGATATTTATGTAAAGAAAATGAATCCGACAGCTTCCATAAAAGAACAAATTAAAATTGGACGTTTGACCATTGCAGCAGGTTGTGTATTCGCAATTCTGATTGCGATTGCGATTGACAATATCAAAGGACAGAATCTGTTTAATATTTTTCAGGCGGTTTTAGGATTTTTGGCACCATCTTTATCCGTTGTTTTTCTGTTAAGCGTGTTCTGGAAACGCACTACCAAAAAAGCCGTAAATGCCACTTTATCCTGGGGTTCAGCTTTTAGTTTATTTGTTGGGGTCTTGTATTTATGGATTTTCCCTGCAGATGTGTACACCGCATGGCCTCACTTTTTATTGATTTCGTTTTACATTTTTGCTGTTTTAATGGTGGCAGCTGTGATCATTTCATTAGCAGATAAAAACCCGGAAACCAATTTTTCAGATGAAACGGATATTCCGAAGACGAGTAAAAAAGTGAAGATTCTTTTTGTTTTGTTGGGGGTAGCAATTTTGAGTTTGTATTTGGTTTTTAATGGGAATTAA
- a CDS encoding transcriptional regulator: MKTHFDIEKIIESGIITNELDYERALIADRKLRLLVKQDLDFKNLRTKLRDLIEKYENAEWSDVGQIDENKLLESDKSEQIAELERVFLENRKQAIRKKLKELDLTQENLGSILGHKSKTHMSELMNGIKPFTLRDLIIINRVLKIEIAVLIPVFLSKEDQAKVKEAVIKLGKPKVKLTIEDLVLG; this comes from the coding sequence ATGAAAACACATTTTGACATAGAAAAAATAATAGAAAGCGGTATCATCACAAATGAACTGGATTACGAAAGAGCTCTCATTGCCGATAGAAAACTAAGGCTTCTGGTAAAGCAGGATCTTGATTTTAAAAATCTAAGAACCAAATTACGTGATCTAATTGAAAAATATGAAAATGCCGAATGGAGTGATGTAGGTCAAATTGATGAAAATAAACTTTTAGAAAGTGATAAATCTGAACAGATAGCAGAATTAGAAAGAGTATTTTTAGAAAACAGAAAACAAGCCATCAGAAAAAAACTCAAGGAACTAGATTTAACCCAAGAAAATCTGGGTTCGATTTTAGGTCATAAAAGCAAAACTCACATGTCTGAACTTATGAATGGAATTAAACCTTTCACGTTACGAGATTTAATAATTATAAATCGGGTATTAAAAATTGAAATAGCAGTATTGATTCCTGTATTCCTTTCGAAAGAAGATCAGGCTAAAGTAAAGGAAGCTGTGATAAAATTGGGTAAGCCAAAAGTAAAGCTAACAATTGAGGATTTGGTTTTGGGTTGA
- a CDS encoding right-handed parallel beta-helix repeat-containing protein, whose amino-acid sequence MRLNTFIKVLILFLITICTFSLNAAEIWVSPQGKDTNPGTKASPLATVHMAVRKARELRRLKDASIKDGIRIIVMNGTYYLNEPLFIRPEDSGTADSPTTIEADANAKPILSGGIEIKNWKKSALAINGLKVGTVWEADAPQQAGEILNYRQLWVNGKKAVRAKSTAGTQMDRILSWDAATETCWIPFKNKSVKFEPGMEMYIVQWWAIANLRIKNIEVVKDSARLSFEKPESRIQSEHPWPAPWISKNNGNSAFYLNNGMSMLNEPGEWFLNRKKGKIYYIPRAGENMASAKVTVPVLENLVKVEGTLDTPVHHFNFKGISFQYSNWLRPSQQGHVPLQAGMYLLDAYKLKTPGTPNQASLENQGWVGRPRAAVEINYANNTLFESCSFEHLSSTGLDLHRGTNHNTVKGNLFKDIGGNGINLGVFSEESFEAHLPYTVKDERVVCSDEVISDNLITNVANEDWGCLGIAAGFIKNLTIEHNEISDVAYSGISMGWGWTHTENVMRNNKILRNKIHHYAKHLHDVAGIYTLSAQADSRIEENYIDKVYNSPYAHDPFLWLYLYTDEGSQGFTIKNNWIPIQKILKNNNGPKGNIWQDNYAFVNPKIKENAGIRPPYNSLLAKEVVIDEAWGLQEMPKSVAIEVIGKDLDIEKIKSTIKGFRIVGEELYQWQNHLVIYGLMNQPERTKRKLALAFPALEIKIYENPVYDFQKFERCKDAKPVSEWENIVLTANLVADEKMQKEYVDYHTTQFEKWPEIAKGFCNADFQQLQVFKNGRQLMLIISIPKGESLDKLNPKTTENNPRVNDWNNLMKKYQTGIEGAKPDETWIFLNKVETKK is encoded by the coding sequence ATGCGTTTAAATACTTTTATAAAAGTTCTAATTCTCTTTTTAATAACAATTTGCACATTCTCACTGAATGCAGCCGAAATTTGGGTTTCACCCCAAGGTAAAGACACCAATCCCGGAACAAAAGCAAGTCCTTTGGCAACGGTCCATATGGCCGTAAGAAAAGCAAGAGAACTGCGCCGATTAAAAGATGCATCGATAAAAGACGGAATCCGTATTATTGTAATGAACGGAACATATTATTTAAACGAACCTCTATTCATAAGACCTGAAGATTCCGGAACAGCTGACAGTCCAACAACTATTGAAGCGGATGCAAATGCCAAACCAATCTTAAGCGGAGGAATCGAAATAAAGAACTGGAAAAAATCGGCACTAGCCATAAACGGCTTAAAAGTAGGAACAGTCTGGGAAGCCGATGCGCCACAGCAGGCGGGAGAAATTCTAAATTACCGTCAGTTATGGGTGAATGGCAAAAAAGCCGTGAGAGCCAAAAGTACTGCAGGAACTCAAATGGACAGAATTCTTTCATGGGATGCTGCAACAGAAACCTGCTGGATTCCTTTCAAAAATAAATCGGTGAAGTTTGAGCCGGGAATGGAAATGTACATCGTACAATGGTGGGCGATTGCCAATCTCCGAATCAAAAATATCGAGGTGGTTAAAGACAGCGCCCGTCTTTCCTTCGAAAAACCGGAAAGCCGAATTCAGAGCGAACATCCCTGGCCGGCTCCGTGGATTTCTAAAAACAACGGGAATTCAGCGTTCTATTTAAACAACGGAATGTCAATGCTTAACGAACCGGGAGAATGGTTTTTAAACAGAAAAAAAGGTAAAATCTATTATATTCCAAGAGCTGGAGAAAATATGGCTTCCGCAAAAGTTACTGTACCGGTTTTAGAAAATTTAGTAAAAGTGGAAGGTACTTTGGATACTCCTGTACATCATTTTAATTTCAAGGGAATTTCGTTCCAGTACAGCAACTGGCTTCGTCCTTCACAGCAAGGTCATGTGCCATTGCAGGCGGGAATGTATTTATTAGATGCCTATAAACTAAAAACTCCTGGAACTCCCAATCAAGCGAGTTTGGAAAATCAGGGCTGGGTTGGAAGACCAAGAGCCGCTGTTGAGATCAATTATGCTAACAATACGCTTTTTGAAAGTTGTTCTTTTGAGCATTTGTCTTCTACCGGATTGGATCTGCACAGAGGAACGAATCATAATACAGTGAAAGGAAATCTCTTCAAAGATATTGGCGGAAACGGAATCAATCTGGGTGTTTTCTCTGAAGAATCATTCGAAGCACATTTGCCTTATACTGTAAAAGATGAAAGAGTAGTTTGTTCGGATGAAGTGATTTCGGATAACTTAATTACCAATGTAGCCAATGAAGATTGGGGATGTCTGGGAATTGCAGCCGGTTTTATCAAGAATCTGACTATCGAACATAACGAAATTTCGGATGTAGCTTACAGCGGTATTTCAATGGGCTGGGGCTGGACGCATACCGAAAACGTGATGAGAAACAATAAAATCCTTCGAAATAAAATCCATCATTACGCCAAACATCTGCACGACGTAGCCGGAATTTACACCCTTTCAGCACAAGCGGACAGCCGAATTGAAGAAAATTATATCGATAAAGTCTACAACAGTCCTTATGCACACGATCCGTTTTTATGGCTGTATTTATACACGGATGAAGGAAGTCAGGGCTTTACAATAAAAAATAACTGGATTCCAATTCAGAAAATCCTGAAAAACAATAATGGTCCGAAAGGAAATATCTGGCAGGATAATTATGCTTTTGTAAATCCAAAAATCAAAGAAAATGCAGGAATTCGTCCGCCATACAACAGTTTACTGGCTAAAGAAGTAGTAATTGATGAAGCCTGGGGCTTACAGGAAATGCCAAAATCAGTCGCAATCGAAGTAATCGGAAAAGATCTGGATATCGAAAAAATCAAATCGACGATAAAAGGTTTCCGAATTGTAGGCGAAGAATTGTACCAATGGCAAAACCATCTGGTAATTTACGGATTAATGAACCAGCCGGAAAGAACGAAGCGAAAACTGGCTTTGGCTTTTCCGGCTTTGGAAATCAAAATCTACGAAAATCCAGTTTATGACTTCCAGAAATTTGAAAGATGCAAAGATGCTAAACCCGTATCAGAATGGGAAAATATTGTCCTGACTGCGAATTTGGTTGCCGATGAAAAAATGCAAAAAGAATACGTAGATTATCACACAACTCAATTCGAAAAATGGCCTGAAATCGCAAAAGGTTTCTGCAATGCCGATTTTCAGCAGTTGCAGGTCTTCAAAAACGGAAGACAATTAATGTTGATCATCAGTATTCCAAAAGGAGAAAGTCTGGATAAATTGAATCCAAAAACAACCGAAAATAATCCACGTGTAAACGACTGGAACAACTTAATGAAAAAATACCAAACTGGAATCGAAGGCGCAAAACCGGATGAAACCTGGATATTTCTGAACAAAGTTGAAACAAAGAAATAA